Proteins from a single region of Halorubrum sp. 2020YC2:
- a CDS encoding heavy metal-associated domain-containing protein, with the protein MTTIDVDGMSCTGCEDNVTDALGELPGVESASADHESGTATVEGDVDVDAVVAAIEDAGYEASA; encoded by the coding sequence ACGATAGATGTCGACGGCATGTCTTGTACCGGCTGCGAGGACAACGTGACCGACGCGCTCGGGGAGCTACCGGGCGTCGAGTCGGCCAGCGCCGACCACGAGTCGGGGACCGCGACCGTCGAGGGCGACGTCGACGTCGACGCCGTCGTGGCCGCCATCGAGGACGCCGGCTACGAGGCGTCGGCGTAA
- a CDS encoding DUF5305 domain-containing protein, whose amino-acid sequence MSSGPNERRLRLRAVLNEQSTAILVACLLLAAVGAGLAYTTHVDPGTETETRTVSSLTVESEYRHSATVTEPNAVFQTGAVLDGRDTYFARIAPELDVDVATSYAASSAENVTVEVGSTLVVRNVGEGDVVYWRDTEPLASETVSNVAPGETVNASFTLNSTAIDQRTASIEEQLGASPGETETFVTTEVAVDGSIGGVPTATTQTLEMALTHGGATYAVDEPGVQSDTTPRTVQETVEREYGALRSFGGPLLLLAGLVGAGGIGYATREYDLALTSAEREYLSYRDDRSEFAEWITTFRLPASTHERPTAEAESLRDLVDFAIDNDTGVVEDPQTGAFHAVSGEFVYTYRPPAPATGDHGGIAGDDGQAAAEAVDDEGSDDEAVTDADSTAVASAPGSTAATPSADGDSPDEEREAADVDVPDEADVWEMDTRPTDADAGGSDEGDDDRA is encoded by the coding sequence ATGTCTTCAGGCCCCAACGAACGTCGACTCCGACTCCGCGCCGTCCTGAACGAACAGTCCACCGCTATCCTCGTCGCCTGCCTCCTCCTCGCCGCGGTCGGCGCGGGGCTCGCGTACACGACGCACGTCGACCCCGGGACGGAGACGGAGACCCGGACGGTCTCCTCGCTGACCGTCGAGAGCGAGTACCGCCACAGCGCGACGGTGACGGAGCCGAACGCCGTCTTCCAGACGGGCGCGGTGCTCGACGGGCGCGACACGTACTTCGCGCGGATCGCCCCGGAGCTCGACGTGGACGTGGCGACGAGCTACGCGGCGTCGAGCGCCGAGAACGTGACCGTCGAGGTCGGCTCCACGCTCGTCGTCCGCAACGTCGGTGAAGGCGACGTCGTCTACTGGCGCGACACGGAGCCGCTCGCGTCGGAGACCGTCTCGAACGTCGCTCCGGGGGAGACGGTGAACGCCTCGTTCACGCTCAACAGCACGGCGATAGACCAGCGGACGGCGTCGATCGAAGAGCAGCTCGGCGCCTCGCCCGGCGAGACGGAGACGTTCGTCACGACCGAGGTCGCCGTCGACGGGTCGATCGGCGGCGTTCCCACGGCGACGACCCAGACGCTCGAGATGGCGCTCACCCACGGCGGCGCCACGTACGCCGTCGACGAGCCGGGCGTCCAGTCCGACACGACGCCCCGGACGGTACAGGAGACGGTCGAGCGGGAGTACGGCGCGCTCCGGTCGTTCGGCGGGCCGCTCCTCCTGCTCGCCGGGCTCGTCGGTGCCGGCGGAATCGGGTACGCGACGCGCGAGTACGACCTCGCGCTCACGTCCGCGGAGCGGGAGTACCTCTCGTACCGCGACGACCGCTCGGAGTTCGCGGAGTGGATCACGACGTTCCGGCTCCCGGCGTCGACCCACGAGCGCCCGACGGCCGAGGCGGAGTCGCTGCGCGACCTCGTCGACTTCGCGATAGATAACGACACCGGCGTCGTGGAAGACCCCCAGACCGGCGCGTTCCACGCCGTCTCCGGGGAGTTCGTCTACACCTACCGACCGCCCGCCCCGGCGACCGGCGACCACGGTGGAATCGCCGGCGACGACGGCCAAGCCGCCGCCGAGGCGGTCGACGACGAGGGGTCTGACGACGAGGCGGTCACCGACGCGGACTCGACGGCCGTCGCGTCGGCTCCGGGCTCGACCGCCGCGACCCCCTCGGCCGACGGCGACTCGCCGGACGAGGAGCGTGAGGCCGCCGACGTCGACGTGCCGGACGAGGCGGACGTCTGGGAGATGGACACCCGGCCGACGGACGCCGACGCGGGTGGCTCGGACGAGGGGGACGACGACCGGGCCTGA
- a CDS encoding signal peptidase I: MSIKRTLSVALQAAAVLVVVSLVVGQFLGQPILLSYVETGSMQPTLDPGDGFVAIPAQIAGGIGTGDVVTFDAQEIQGGGLTTHRVVEETERGYITRGDNNPFTDQDGGEPIVQDADVVAKALQVGGSVVVIPHLGTAAMGFQSALDAVQTRLAVTFGVRSLQGTQGLAYIVFAVSVVAYAVDWYLNAGSRDRDSRDRSRDDGTSVLAILGVLALVLMATATAAMVVPAGTQEYGVVSAEFESENPTVIESGASQELEYVVPNAGLVPVYAYVTPASPGVDVDPQRLSVGSRGEASTTVTLSAPDETGYYRLFVAEHRYLAVLPPGVVDELYGVHPWAPLVAINGLLGGGIVGIGLLLLRGEPARIRSRDSRERPPLHRRLLREFYK; encoded by the coding sequence ATGTCCATCAAACGAACGCTGTCCGTGGCCCTTCAGGCGGCCGCGGTGCTGGTCGTCGTCTCGCTCGTCGTCGGACAGTTCCTCGGCCAGCCGATCCTCCTCAGCTACGTGGAGACCGGGAGCATGCAGCCGACGCTCGACCCCGGCGACGGGTTCGTAGCGATCCCGGCGCAGATCGCCGGCGGGATCGGGACGGGCGACGTCGTGACGTTCGACGCGCAAGAGATCCAGGGCGGCGGGCTGACGACCCACCGCGTCGTCGAGGAGACCGAGCGCGGCTATATCACCCGCGGGGACAACAACCCCTTCACCGACCAAGACGGGGGCGAACCGATCGTTCAGGACGCGGACGTCGTCGCGAAGGCGCTCCAGGTCGGTGGGAGCGTCGTCGTGATCCCCCACTTGGGAACCGCCGCAATGGGGTTCCAGTCCGCGCTCGACGCCGTTCAGACGCGGCTCGCGGTGACGTTCGGCGTCCGCTCGCTCCAGGGGACGCAGGGGCTTGCGTACATCGTTTTCGCGGTCTCGGTCGTCGCCTACGCGGTCGACTGGTACCTCAACGCCGGCTCCCGCGACCGCGACTCGCGGGACCGGTCGCGCGACGACGGCACCTCCGTGCTCGCGATCCTCGGCGTGCTGGCGCTGGTGCTGATGGCGACGGCCACCGCCGCGATGGTCGTCCCGGCCGGAACGCAGGAGTACGGCGTCGTGAGCGCCGAGTTCGAGTCCGAAAACCCGACCGTCATCGAGAGCGGCGCGAGTCAAGAGCTAGAGTACGTCGTCCCCAACGCCGGGCTGGTTCCGGTGTACGCGTACGTCACGCCAGCGAGTCCGGGCGTCGACGTCGACCCGCAGCGCCTCTCGGTCGGCAGCCGCGGCGAGGCGTCGACGACGGTGACCCTCTCGGCGCCCGACGAGACGGGGTACTACCGGCTGTTCGTCGCCGAACACCGCTACCTCGCGGTGTTGCCGCCCGGGGTCGTCGACGAGCTGTACGGCGTCCACCCCTGGGCGCCGCTCGTCGCGATCAACGGGCTGCTCGGCGGCGGTATCGTCGGTATCGGACTACTGCTGTTGCGCGGTGAACCGGCCCGGATCCGGTCGCGCGACTCCCGCGAGCGCCCCCCGCTCCACAGACGGCTCCTCCGCGAGTTCTACAAGTAA